Proteins from a genomic interval of Rhodococcus rhodochrous:
- a CDS encoding GntR family transcriptional regulator: MRTGDDVTEPGPPATVRGADWVATEIERMIVTGDLLPGQPVRQEQMAERLGVSRLPIREGLRQLASQGLIEHRRNAGYTVVRLEQSEFDQIYLMRDALEREVLASLPALDADALAEVRRLGERVAEAAERGDLLEMRLANQDFHFAMFDRSPLGLVVSEIRRLWRLAMPYHAAYLFDAEVRRRVIAEHDAMIDALADHDNERLIGLMNEHRRGGEAGTSMLLRNTARGGS; encoded by the coding sequence ATGCGGACCGGTGACGACGTCACCGAGCCCGGTCCCCCGGCAACCGTTCGCGGCGCCGACTGGGTCGCCACCGAGATCGAGCGGATGATCGTCACCGGTGATCTGCTCCCCGGCCAACCGGTCCGTCAGGAGCAGATGGCGGAACGACTAGGAGTCAGCCGGCTCCCGATCCGGGAAGGACTACGCCAACTCGCCTCGCAGGGGCTCATCGAACATCGCCGCAACGCCGGGTACACCGTCGTCCGGCTCGAGCAGTCCGAGTTCGACCAGATCTACCTGATGCGCGATGCCCTCGAACGGGAGGTTCTTGCCTCCCTCCCCGCCCTGGATGCCGACGCGCTCGCCGAGGTCCGCAGGCTGGGCGAGCGCGTCGCCGAGGCGGCAGAACGTGGAGACCTGCTGGAGATGCGCCTGGCGAACCAGGACTTCCACTTCGCCATGTTCGACCGCTCGCCGCTCGGTCTGGTCGTCTCGGAGATCCGCCGATTGTGGCGACTCGCGATGCCGTATCACGCGGCGTATCTCTTCGATGCCGAAGTGCGCCGACGTGTGATCGCGGAACACGATGCGATGATCGACGCGCTCGCCGACCACGACAACGAGCGTCTGATCGGCCTGATGAACGAGCATCGCCGCGGCGGTGAAGCCGGCACGAGCATGCTTCTGCGGAACACCGCTCGCGGAGGTTCGTGA
- a CDS encoding NAD(P)/FAD-dependent oxidoreductase, with protein sequence MTGDPTGTGAPPRSVAVVGASHAAVHLADRLRSGGYTGPLTLIGDETHPPYHRPPLSKAWLKGESTPDRLMLRASDHYSDNEIEVLLGTTVRRVERDADGVTLHLERSDGSVGTRAFDRLVLATGARARRLAIPGSDHRDVLVLRGLDHAHRLAERVTAGPVVVIGGGFVGLEVAATLRGLGVAVTVVEAGRQLMGRAVGAGTAEFLLAAHREMGVDVVLDAKPVEIPLDGDRVRAVRLDDGREIAAATVLVGVGAEPRTELAEQLGLACDRGVLVDERCVTSDGRILAIGDCTVQTTGEGTRVRLESVDNATEQANVAAATLLGSEAVERPVPWFWSDQGPWKLQIAGMIGGHTEVLVRTDPSKPRRRVALYFEDDRLLAAECVNAPADFVALRSALARGHRPSRELLSDETVPLKKLLGAVRTA encoded by the coding sequence ATGACCGGAGATCCGACCGGCACCGGCGCACCACCACGCAGTGTGGCGGTCGTCGGTGCCTCGCACGCGGCGGTGCACCTGGCCGATCGGCTCAGGTCCGGCGGGTACACCGGACCTCTGACGTTGATCGGCGACGAGACGCATCCGCCCTACCACAGGCCGCCCTTGTCGAAGGCATGGCTGAAGGGGGAGTCGACGCCGGACCGGCTGATGCTACGTGCGTCAGATCACTACTCGGACAACGAGATCGAAGTGTTGCTGGGTACAACCGTCCGCAGGGTCGAACGTGACGCCGACGGCGTCACGCTGCACCTGGAGCGCTCCGACGGGTCCGTCGGGACGCGCGCCTTCGATCGGCTCGTGCTCGCCACCGGCGCTCGGGCACGACGATTGGCGATTCCCGGTTCCGACCACCGGGATGTCCTGGTGTTGCGTGGACTCGACCATGCACACCGACTGGCGGAACGTGTCACTGCCGGACCGGTGGTGGTCATCGGCGGTGGTTTCGTCGGACTCGAGGTCGCCGCCACACTCCGGGGACTGGGTGTCGCTGTCACGGTCGTCGAGGCGGGCCGGCAGCTGATGGGTCGTGCTGTCGGAGCAGGAACGGCCGAGTTCCTGCTCGCGGCGCACCGGGAGATGGGCGTGGACGTCGTCCTCGATGCGAAACCCGTCGAGATCCCACTCGACGGTGATCGGGTACGTGCGGTCCGTCTCGACGACGGTCGCGAGATCGCCGCAGCGACGGTCCTCGTAGGGGTCGGTGCGGAACCGCGCACCGAACTCGCAGAACAACTCGGCCTCGCCTGCGATCGTGGCGTCCTGGTCGACGAGCGTTGTGTGACCTCGGACGGGAGAATCCTCGCCATCGGTGATTGCACCGTGCAGACGACGGGTGAGGGAACCCGGGTACGTCTCGAATCCGTCGACAACGCCACCGAGCAGGCGAACGTGGCAGCTGCGACGTTGCTCGGAAGTGAGGCAGTCGAACGGCCCGTGCCGTGGTTCTGGTCCGACCAGGGGCCGTGGAAACTGCAGATCGCCGGAATGATCGGCGGGCACACGGAGGTGCTGGTCCGTACCGATCCGAGCAAGCCTCGGCGCCGCGTCGCACTCTATTTCGAGGACGACCGCCTGCTCGCCGCCGAATGCGTCAACGCGCCCGCCGACTTCGTCGCACTGCGGTCCGCGCTCGCACGTGGGCACCGGCCGTCCCGGGAACTGCTCTCGGACGAGACGGTTCCGTTGAAGAAGCTGTTGGGGGCCGTTCGAACGGCATGA
- a CDS encoding 2Fe-2S iron-sulfur cluster-binding protein, which translates to MPKVFYVQPDGTERVIDGVPGDSVMSTAVRNGVSGIVGQCGGSLSCATCHVYLAEEDRHHFDAPSEDEDDMLDCTASDREDSSRLSCQLILREGVDLHVTIPDEQA; encoded by the coding sequence ATGCCCAAGGTGTTCTATGTCCAACCGGACGGGACGGAACGCGTGATCGACGGTGTGCCCGGCGATTCCGTGATGTCGACAGCCGTCCGCAACGGTGTGTCCGGGATCGTCGGACAGTGCGGCGGTTCGCTGTCGTGCGCGACCTGTCATGTCTACCTCGCCGAAGAGGACCGGCATCATTTCGATGCTCCTTCGGAGGACGAGGACGACATGCTGGACTGCACCGCGAGTGATCGTGAGGACTCGTCACGACTGTCGTGCCAGTTGATTCTCCGCGAGGGGGTCGACCTGCACGTGACGATCCCCGATGAACAGGCGTGA
- a CDS encoding SDR family NAD(P)-dependent oxidoreductase: MRLDGKVVVVTGAGNGIGRQTALTLLERGARVALVDLKEEWLRETQALTGDRNAKVSLHVVDVTDRVAVDALPAAVLAEHGRIDGLVNVAGVIHRFVPVLELERSEIERVLQVNLWGVVNMCLAFVPELRQRPEASLVNIASLAGLVPFAGQTVYGASKGAVKQFSEGLYQELSDTGVVVTTVFPGNISTNLSGNSGVKMIDAGGRKVRATTPERTAELIVSGMEKGSFRVVIGQDANILDRLVRLVPRWTTNLVAGQMKSVLGTPAKGS; this comes from the coding sequence ATGCGGTTGGACGGGAAGGTCGTCGTCGTCACGGGAGCCGGAAACGGTATCGGACGGCAGACAGCGTTGACGTTGCTCGAACGGGGAGCCCGGGTCGCGCTCGTCGATCTGAAAGAGGAGTGGTTGCGCGAGACGCAGGCACTCACCGGTGACCGGAACGCGAAGGTCTCGCTGCACGTCGTGGACGTCACGGATCGGGTGGCGGTGGATGCGTTGCCCGCAGCCGTCCTCGCCGAACATGGACGGATAGACGGTCTCGTCAACGTTGCCGGCGTCATCCACCGGTTCGTCCCGGTCCTCGAACTCGAACGGAGCGAGATCGAACGCGTTCTGCAGGTCAATCTCTGGGGCGTGGTCAACATGTGCCTGGCATTCGTGCCCGAGCTCCGGCAGCGCCCGGAGGCCTCGCTGGTGAACATCGCCAGTCTGGCCGGTCTCGTCCCGTTCGCAGGCCAGACGGTCTACGGCGCCTCCAAGGGAGCGGTCAAACAGTTCAGCGAGGGTCTGTACCAGGAACTCTCGGATACCGGCGTGGTGGTCACGACCGTTTTCCCGGGCAACATCAGTACGAATCTCAGCGGCAACTCGGGCGTGAAGATGATCGATGCGGGTGGTCGCAAGGTGCGTGCCACGACACCCGAGCGGACAGCGGAGCTGATCGTCTCCGGAATGGAGAAGGGCAGCTTCCGCGTGGTCATCGGCCAGGACGCGAACATCCTCGATCGGCTCGTCCGCCTTGTGCCCCGGTGGACGACGAATCTCGTCGCCGGGCAGATGAAGAGCGTGCTCGGCACGCCCGCGAAAGGAAGCTGA
- a CDS encoding SMP-30/gluconolactonase/LRE family protein gives MTNVVADTAAAVAEAKARIVEPRKIASGFSWPECPRWHDGALWFTDMYTSTLKTLDADGNATVVVDASGRRAGTDVPIHLGGFGWLPDGRLIVTSMREKLVLVHGGKGPDDLEVLADVSALAPAPINDMVVDAEGRAYVTQLGFDLFAGAEPVASPIIVVEPDGTVSTADEVGPLMCANGITISADGTKVYTAEVTAQRLTVIDRAADGSLSNPRPFAACPFLPDGIGLDTEGGVWAAMPGSGYVARFTEDGMTDAVPVPLENGVASACLLGGPDRTTLYMTVGVEVFDFEKSAREALGTIWAADVSVSGGDTRP, from the coding sequence ATGACCAACGTAGTTGCCGACACCGCCGCCGCTGTCGCAGAGGCGAAGGCGCGCATCGTCGAACCCCGCAAGATCGCGAGCGGGTTCTCGTGGCCCGAGTGCCCGCGCTGGCACGACGGCGCCCTCTGGTTCACCGACATGTACACCTCGACACTGAAAACCCTCGACGCCGACGGCAACGCGACGGTCGTCGTGGACGCGTCGGGCCGTCGTGCAGGGACCGACGTTCCGATCCACCTCGGCGGTTTCGGATGGCTCCCGGACGGCCGGCTGATCGTCACCTCCATGCGTGAGAAGCTCGTCCTCGTCCACGGCGGGAAGGGGCCCGACGACCTCGAGGTACTCGCCGATGTCTCCGCACTCGCGCCGGCCCCCATCAACGACATGGTCGTCGACGCGGAGGGCCGCGCATACGTCACCCAGCTCGGATTCGACCTGTTCGCCGGTGCCGAGCCGGTGGCGTCCCCGATCATCGTCGTCGAGCCCGACGGGACCGTGTCCACGGCCGATGAGGTCGGACCGCTCATGTGCGCCAACGGCATTACCATCAGCGCGGACGGAACGAAGGTCTACACCGCAGAGGTGACGGCGCAGAGACTGACGGTCATCGACCGCGCCGCCGATGGATCACTGTCCAATCCTCGTCCGTTCGCCGCCTGCCCGTTCCTTCCCGACGGAATCGGACTCGACACCGAGGGCGGCGTGTGGGCGGCGATGCCCGGCAGCGGTTACGTGGCCCGCTTCACCGAGGACGGCATGACGGACGCCGTTCCGGTCCCGCTCGAGAACGGCGTCGCCTCGGCCTGCCTGCTCGGTGGCCCCGACCGCACCACGCTCTACATGACCGTCGGTGTCGAGGTCTTCGACTTCGAGAAGTCCGCTCGGGAAGCACTGGGAACCATCTGGGCAGCAGACGTTTCCGTGAGCGGCGGCGACACCCGTCCCTGA
- a CDS encoding ABC transporter ATP-binding protein, with protein MSGLTIRKLSTGYLPQRPCVRDVDLRVEKGTITCLLGPNGAGKTTLLLSLAGLLPRFGGDVVVDGLDVVPGRPRDAVRSGMVLVPDDRALFRELSTTDNVRLAVHDRRRRSGAVDEMLEYFPALEKRLRVAAGRLSGGEQQMLAIARAILQRPKVLLIDELSMGLAPVIVDEILSVLRRLVEEREMSVLLVEQHVRLALDVADRAAVLVHGSVVLSEDAASLAADPGRIEHAYLGSVQHNDSVEHTGSVQHNGKESRATADT; from the coding sequence GTGAGCGGACTGACGATTCGAAAACTCTCGACGGGCTACCTACCGCAGCGTCCCTGCGTCCGGGACGTCGACCTACGCGTGGAGAAGGGAACGATCACCTGCCTGCTCGGACCGAACGGAGCCGGCAAGACCACGCTCTTGCTCTCCCTCGCCGGGTTGCTACCCCGGTTCGGTGGCGACGTGGTCGTGGACGGACTCGATGTGGTTCCGGGCCGGCCGCGTGATGCCGTGCGTTCGGGAATGGTCCTCGTCCCCGACGACCGGGCACTCTTCCGAGAACTGAGCACGACCGACAATGTCCGGCTCGCGGTACACGATCGCCGTCGCCGTTCCGGCGCCGTCGACGAGATGCTCGAATACTTTCCCGCATTGGAGAAGCGGCTCCGTGTCGCCGCGGGTCGCCTGTCGGGTGGCGAGCAGCAGATGCTGGCGATCGCCCGGGCGATCCTCCAGCGGCCCAAGGTTCTGCTGATCGACGAACTGAGTATGGGCCTGGCCCCCGTGATCGTCGACGAGATCCTTTCGGTGCTACGGCGGTTGGTGGAGGAGCGGGAGATGTCCGTGCTCCTCGTCGAACAGCATGTGCGCCTTGCGCTCGATGTCGCCGACCGTGCCGCCGTACTGGTGCACGGGTCGGTGGTGCTGTCGGAGGACGCGGCATCGCTCGCTGCCGATCCCGGCCGGATCGAACACGCCTATCTGGGGTCCGTGCAGCACAACGACTCCGTGGAACACACCGGCTCCGTGCAGCACAACGGCAAGGAGAGCCGGGCCACCGCGGACACGTGA
- a CDS encoding cytochrome P450, translated as MSSTETSTTPTGRVVDTSYPFAAVPPQDAVQRYVAISAERPMTKMTMPIGGDVWVIHRNAAARDMLSDPRFVRKPFRTGERAVPYFVEFPDFLKSTIQFEDPPHHTKLRKLVQKSISPKRVRAMRESAVEFANELIDEMVDKGAPANLVSDYAVALPIQMLSNLLGVPPEDRPKFQKWSAATLAVANMPEDEVVQNMTELFMYLSALIEDRRKNPREDLLSDLANAPDKDDSLTDGEILPIAMILIVAGFDNTANFICSGVLSLLKNPDQLAVLLEDVDAVAPTAVEEILRNGRMSIYDTVAGGGGLVPFVATEDVEIDGQVIAEGEAVLVDPASVNHDAVAVSDPGTFDVRRKDNPHLTLSYGLHHCLGAPLARMEMQVAITELFKRLPGLRLAGEAVVDNDNLTQPIVDLPVTW; from the coding sequence GTGAGCTCAACGGAAACGTCCACGACTCCCACCGGCCGGGTGGTCGACACCTCCTACCCGTTCGCGGCCGTCCCTCCGCAGGATGCCGTCCAGCGGTACGTCGCCATCTCGGCCGAGCGGCCCATGACGAAGATGACGATGCCGATCGGCGGTGACGTCTGGGTCATCCACCGGAACGCTGCAGCCCGCGACATGCTCAGCGATCCCCGCTTCGTTCGGAAGCCCTTCCGGACCGGTGAGCGGGCCGTGCCCTACTTCGTGGAGTTCCCGGACTTCCTGAAGTCGACGATCCAGTTCGAGGATCCGCCGCACCACACCAAACTTCGCAAACTCGTACAGAAGTCCATCTCCCCGAAGCGCGTGCGCGCCATGCGGGAATCTGCGGTCGAGTTCGCGAACGAGCTCATCGACGAGATGGTGGACAAGGGTGCGCCGGCGAATCTGGTCAGCGACTACGCCGTGGCGTTGCCGATCCAGATGCTGTCCAACCTGCTGGGCGTTCCGCCGGAGGATCGTCCGAAGTTCCAGAAGTGGAGCGCTGCCACGCTCGCGGTGGCGAACATGCCCGAGGACGAGGTCGTGCAGAACATGACCGAACTCTTCATGTACCTGAGTGCTCTGATCGAGGATCGGCGCAAGAATCCCCGGGAGGACCTCCTCAGCGATCTGGCCAATGCGCCGGACAAGGACGATTCGCTCACCGACGGGGAGATCCTTCCCATCGCGATGATCCTCATCGTGGCAGGCTTCGACAACACGGCGAATTTCATCTGCTCCGGTGTCCTGTCGCTCCTGAAGAACCCAGACCAGCTGGCGGTCCTCCTCGAGGATGTCGACGCCGTGGCACCCACTGCGGTCGAGGAGATCCTCCGCAACGGCCGTATGTCCATCTACGACACCGTTGCAGGAGGCGGGGGGCTCGTTCCGTTCGTCGCCACCGAGGACGTGGAGATCGACGGCCAGGTCATTGCCGAGGGGGAGGCCGTGCTGGTGGATCCCGCTTCGGTCAATCACGACGCGGTCGCAGTCTCGGACCCCGGTACCTTCGACGTACGTCGAAAGGACAACCCGCACCTGACGTTGAGTTACGGCCTGCACCACTGCCTCGGAGCACCACTGGCGCGGATGGAGATGCAGGTCGCGATCACCGAGTTGTTCAAGCGGCTCCCGGGCCTCAGGCTCGCTGGTGAGGCAGTGGTGGACAACGACAACCTCACACAGCCCATCGTCGATCTCCCCGTCACCTGGTAG
- a CDS encoding CaiB/BaiF CoA transferase family protein, with the protein MNVSTSPGHTPTSTADSAIDGRAAWRAADRSTGVGALAGLRVLDLSRVLAGPYTAQTLADHGAEVIKVEAPSGDETRGWGPPFDDSGESSAYYAGLNHSKDNICLDLRTDAGREVLSHLLRGADVVIENFKAGTMARWGFDYETVLAEENRRLVYCRVTGFGVDGPMGGLPGYDAVLQSFGGLMSVNGYPDGNPLRVGVPIVDIVASHMAVSGILLALRERDSSGRGQLVDITLLDSVISLLHPHASNWVSSGKVPQRTGDYHPTVVPYQVFAALDGDFFISAANDRQFRSLVTVLGRPDLADDPRFVSNGVRSQNRDELATLLGGLVAGWRRDDLAVELERAGVAASPVNTVDQALTAPQTVHRGLFLDTVDYRGLGVPIKLGRTATRTPRTAVPLGTDTEAVLCSMGYSADTVAALRATGALGRSRTTHAGTTRKDDAGEDRGEPTSDADR; encoded by the coding sequence ATGAACGTCTCCACCTCCCCCGGTCACACGCCCACATCGACGGCCGATTCCGCGATCGACGGTCGTGCCGCGTGGCGGGCGGCCGATCGCAGCACCGGAGTCGGCGCGCTCGCCGGACTCCGGGTACTCGACCTCAGCAGGGTCCTCGCCGGGCCGTACACGGCCCAGACCCTCGCCGACCACGGCGCCGAGGTGATCAAGGTGGAGGCACCGTCCGGCGACGAGACACGCGGATGGGGACCACCTTTCGACGATTCCGGCGAGAGCAGTGCGTACTACGCGGGTCTCAACCACAGCAAGGACAACATCTGTCTCGATCTCCGGACCGACGCGGGCCGCGAAGTACTGTCGCATCTGCTGCGTGGCGCCGACGTGGTGATCGAGAACTTCAAGGCCGGCACCATGGCTCGTTGGGGGTTCGACTACGAGACCGTGCTCGCCGAGGAGAATCGCCGGCTCGTCTACTGCAGGGTGACCGGGTTCGGTGTGGACGGGCCGATGGGCGGACTACCCGGATACGACGCGGTGCTGCAGTCCTTCGGTGGCCTGATGAGCGTCAACGGCTATCCCGACGGCAATCCCTTGCGTGTCGGAGTTCCGATCGTCGACATCGTCGCGTCCCACATGGCGGTCAGCGGCATCCTGCTCGCGCTGAGGGAGCGGGACAGCAGCGGCCGCGGTCAACTCGTGGACATCACCCTGCTCGACTCGGTGATCTCGCTGCTGCACCCCCACGCATCGAACTGGGTCTCGAGCGGGAAGGTGCCCCAGCGCACCGGCGACTACCACCCGACGGTCGTGCCGTATCAGGTCTTCGCTGCCCTCGACGGTGACTTCTTCATCAGTGCCGCCAACGACCGGCAGTTCCGCTCCCTGGTGACCGTCCTGGGCAGGCCGGATCTCGCCGACGACCCGCGATTCGTCTCCAACGGCGTGCGGTCGCAGAATCGCGACGAACTCGCGACCCTGCTCGGCGGTCTCGTCGCCGGATGGCGACGAGACGATCTCGCGGTCGAACTCGAACGCGCCGGTGTCGCGGCCAGCCCGGTCAACACCGTCGACCAGGCCCTCACTGCGCCCCAGACCGTTCACCGCGGGCTCTTCCTCGACACCGTCGACTATCGTGGCCTGGGTGTGCCGATAAAGCTCGGGCGGACGGCCACACGGACACCCAGGACGGCGGTTCCGCTCGGAACCGACACCGAAGCGGTGCTGTGTTCGATGGGATACAGCGCAGACACTGTCGCCGCTCTACGGGCCACCGGCGCGCTGGGCCGTTCACGAACGACGCATGCGGGGACGACCCGGAAGGACGACGCAGGAGAGGACCGAGGTGAGCCCACGAGCGATGCGGACCGGTGA
- a CDS encoding SDR family NAD(P)-dependent oxidoreductase: MTLDFNDRVVVITGAGRGIGRAHAELLAARGAAVVVGDLGATIDGSGVDGDDPAAEVAAVITAAGGRAVACAADVSTEEGANALVDIALAEFGRLDAVINNAGIVRTAPFDEVPYEEYQRHLDVHYFGALRLCRAAWPHLLKSPAGRVVNTISQAMLGNPDMSHYGGSKGALFGLTRNLAVEGLASGVKVNAIAPGAGTRMAEASADTLSPEVMEYMRTQLRPEHVAPVAAYLVHPDCTVTGEVFNVAGGIVNRLALVNTVGIHDPDLTVDTVAERFEEIMAITADAAPQVVAPAEVPASS, translated from the coding sequence ATGACATTGGATTTCAACGACCGCGTGGTCGTCATCACCGGAGCAGGTCGCGGAATCGGCCGCGCCCACGCCGAACTGCTGGCCGCGCGTGGTGCCGCAGTGGTGGTCGGTGACCTGGGTGCCACCATCGACGGCTCCGGCGTCGACGGCGACGACCCGGCAGCGGAGGTCGCCGCGGTGATCACCGCGGCGGGTGGACGTGCCGTGGCATGTGCGGCCGACGTCTCGACGGAGGAAGGCGCCAACGCCCTCGTCGACATCGCCCTGGCGGAATTCGGCCGGCTCGACGCCGTCATCAACAACGCGGGCATCGTGCGTACCGCACCGTTCGACGAAGTTCCCTACGAGGAGTACCAACGTCATCTCGACGTCCACTATTTCGGTGCGCTCCGGCTGTGCCGTGCGGCCTGGCCGCACCTGCTGAAGTCGCCTGCCGGTCGCGTGGTCAACACCATTTCCCAAGCGATGCTCGGTAATCCGGACATGTCGCACTACGGCGGATCGAAGGGCGCACTGTTCGGCCTCACCCGGAACCTGGCGGTCGAAGGTCTCGCCTCGGGGGTGAAGGTCAACGCCATCGCTCCCGGCGCCGGCACCCGGATGGCCGAGGCGTCTGCGGACACCCTGTCGCCCGAGGTGATGGAGTACATGCGCACCCAGTTGCGCCCCGAGCATGTCGCTCCGGTCGCTGCATACCTGGTCCACCCGGACTGCACCGTCACCGGTGAGGTGTTCAACGTCGCCGGCGGCATCGTCAACCGTCTCGCTCTGGTCAACACGGTGGGCATCCACGACCCCGATCTTACGGTCGACACGGTGGCCGAGCGGTTCGAGGAGATCATGGCGATCACCGCCGACGCTGCGCCGCAGGTCGTCGCCCCCGCCGAGGTTCCCGCTTCGTCCTGA